Genomic segment of Nostoc commune NIES-4072:
CGCAACCAATGACCGACACCTAGATGTGTTTTAGTGTTATCCTTGGTAACTTTTTCCCAAGTCAAAATAGTCTTGAGTTCAAATCCCCATGTTTGCAAGCATTGAGCTGCTTCGATCATGTGATTGTTGGTGAACCAAAGCCAAAGAACTGACCCCCTGCGATCGCTTAAGTCTGGAACAGGTAATGACAGTATTTCTTGTATGTGCATTGGCTTGTAGTTAATGCGGTTTCGGTGAGTTTTATCCTGATTTCTCAGCCGATAGAACCAGGGAGGGTCAATCACGATGCACTGGTATTGACCTTCTAATGTTGTTAGTCTCATATTTAACTCCTGTTATTTTCAAACTTGTTCTGGAA
This window contains:
- a CDS encoding MT-A70 family methyltransferase → MRLTTLEGQYQCIVIDPPWFYRLRNQDKTHRNRINYKPMHIQEILSLPVPDLSDRRGSVLWLWFTNNHMIEAAQCLQTWGFELKTILTWEKVTKDNTKTHLGVGHWLRNSTEHCALAVRGNVKAFAGRTLTNQSSILHSPRREHSRKPEQFFELVEKLCPDMTKLEMFARSSRVGWDCWGDQADLFDQLNAEIDNDTSLSA